A portion of the Bacillus thuringiensis genome contains these proteins:
- a CDS encoding M16 family metallopeptidase, giving the protein MIKKYTCKNGVRIVMENIPTVRSVAIGIWIHAGSRNENEKNNGISHFLEHMFFKGTETRSAREIAESFDSIGGQVNAFTSKEYTCYYAKVLDEHAKYALDVLADMFFNSTFDEEELKKEKNVVCEEIKMYEDAPDDIVHDMLTKATYETHPLGYPILGTEETLNTFTGDTLRQYIKDHYTPENVVVSVAGNIDEAFLQTVEQYFGSYEGTTNREQVHSPIFHFNKVARKKETEQAHLCLGYKGLQMGHEDIYNLIVLNNVLGGSMSSRLFQEVREQRGLAYSVFSYHSSYEDTGMLTLYGGTGSQQLDTLYETMQETLETLKNTGITEKELMNSKEQLKGNLMLSLESTNSRMSRNGKNELLLRKHRSLDEIIESVNTVTKENVDGLIRNMFTDEFSAALISPDGKLPKGIKL; this is encoded by the coding sequence TTGATTAAAAAATATACTTGTAAAAATGGTGTAAGAATAGTTATGGAGAATATACCAACTGTAAGATCGGTTGCAATTGGTATTTGGATCCATGCGGGATCAAGAAATGAAAATGAAAAAAATAATGGGATTTCTCACTTTTTAGAGCATATGTTCTTTAAAGGGACAGAAACACGTAGTGCACGAGAGATTGCAGAATCATTTGATAGCATTGGTGGTCAAGTGAATGCATTTACTTCAAAAGAATATACTTGTTACTATGCAAAAGTATTAGATGAGCATGCTAAATATGCTTTAGATGTTTTAGCAGATATGTTCTTTAATTCAACATTTGATGAGGAAGAACTGAAAAAAGAGAAGAATGTCGTATGTGAAGAAATTAAAATGTACGAAGATGCGCCAGATGATATTGTGCATGATATGTTAACGAAAGCAACATATGAAACGCATCCACTTGGATATCCTATTTTAGGAACAGAAGAAACGCTTAATACGTTTACAGGTGATACGTTACGTCAATATATAAAAGATCATTACACACCTGAAAATGTAGTTGTATCAGTTGCAGGAAATATTGATGAAGCATTTTTACAAACAGTGGAGCAATATTTCGGTAGTTATGAAGGAACAACAAACCGTGAACAAGTACATAGCCCAATTTTCCATTTCAATAAGGTAGCCCGTAAAAAGGAAACGGAACAAGCTCATTTATGTCTAGGATATAAAGGCTTACAAATGGGACACGAAGATATTTATAACTTAATTGTATTAAATAATGTTTTAGGCGGTAGCATGAGTAGCCGTTTATTCCAAGAAGTACGTGAGCAACGTGGATTAGCTTACTCGGTATTTTCTTACCACTCTTCTTATGAAGATACAGGCATGTTAACACTTTACGGTGGAACAGGTAGCCAACAATTAGATACACTGTATGAAACAATGCAAGAAACATTAGAGACATTGAAAAATACAGGTATTACAGAAAAAGAGCTTATGAATAGTAAAGAGCAATTAAAAGGAAACTTAATGTTAAGTTTAGAAAGTACAAATAGCCGTATGAGCCGTAACGGTAAAAATGAATTGCTTCTTCGTAAACATCGTTCACTTGATGAGATTATTGAAAGTGTAAACACTGTAACAAAAGAAAATGTGGACGGATTAATTCGCAACATGTTTACTGATGAATTCTCTGCGGCACTTATTAGTCCAGATGGAAAACTTCCAAAAGGAATAAAACTATAA